The proteins below come from a single Cervus elaphus chromosome 4, mCerEla1.1, whole genome shotgun sequence genomic window:
- the LOC122691986 gene encoding Wilms tumor protein 1-interacting protein isoform X1, which yields MQRSRAAADEAALLLAGLALRELEPGGDCPGRGRRGPRPGPADEAAQALGRRGQGGGGGGPEAGVDGLSRGERGPRRAAAPELSAQPAGSPRASLAGSDGGGGSGSARSSGISLGYDQRHGSPRSGRSDPRAGPGPPSVGSARSSVSSLGSRGSAGAYPGLLLPGACPAPARSPEPAGPAPFALPSLQLPPGREGGPSAAERRLEALTRELERALEARTARDYFGICIKCGLGIYGARQACQAMGSLYHTDCFTCNSCGRRLRGKAFYNVGEKVYCQEDFLYSGFQQTADKCSVCGHLIMEMILQALGKSYHPGCFRCSVCNECLDGVPFTVDVENNIYCVRDYHTVFAPKCASCARPILPAQGCETTIRVVSMDRDYHVECYHCESGLCSSLGLRAAAERGGWTPLLPPGGPPAVSPMPPAAPPARATSLTCCACHGALSRG from the exons ATGCAGCGCTCCCGGGCGGCCGCGGACGAGGCGGCTCTGCTCCTGGCCGGGCTGGCCCTGCGGGAGCTGGAGCCGGGCGGCGACTGTCCGGGCCGGGGTCGGCGGGGGCCGCGGCCCGGGCCGGCGGACGAAGCGGCCCAGGCGTTGGGCCGCAGGGGgcagggcggcggcggcggtggcccCGAGGCCGGGGTGGACGGACTGAGCCGCGGGGAGCGAGGCCCGCGGCGCGCGGCGGCCCCAGAGCTCAGCGCGCAGCCGGCGGGCAGCCCACGGGCCAGCCTGGCGGGCTCcgacggcggcggcggcagcggcagcgCCCGCTCCAGCGGCATCAGTCTCGGCTACGACCAGCGCCACGGCAGCCCGCGCTCGGGCCGCTCGGACCCGCGCGCGGGCCCCGGGCCGCCGTCGGTGGGCAGCGCCCGCTCCAGCGTGTCCAGCCTCGGCTCCCGCGGCTCGGCTGGCGCCTACCCGGGCCTGCTCCTGCCCGGCGCCTGTCCCGCGCCGGCTCGCTCCCCGGAGCCCGCCGGGCCGGCCCCTTTCGCTCTGCCTTCGCTCCAGCTGCCCCCGGGCCGGGAGGGCGGCCCGAGCGCGGCGGAGCGGCGGCTGGAGGCGCTGACCCGAGAGCTGGAGCGGGCGCTGGAGGCGCGCACGGCGCGGGACTACTTCG GCATTTGCATCAAGTGTGGGCTTGGCATCTATGGAGCAAGGCAGGCATGCCAGGCGATGGGGAGCCTATATCATACTGATTGCTTCACCTGCAACTCCTGTG GGAGACGACTTCGTGGGAAGGCATTCTACAACGTGGGTGAGAAAGTGTACTGCCAGGAGGACTTCCTG TACTCCGGGTTCCAGCAAACGGCTGACAAGTGTAGCGTGTGTGGACACCTCATCATGGAGATG ATCCTGCAGGCCCTCGGGAAGTCCTACCACCCAGGCTGCTTCCGATGCTCGGTATGCAATGAGTGCCTGGACGGGGTGCCCTTCACTGTGGACGTGGAGAACAACATCTACTGTGTCAGAGATTATCACAC GGTGTTTGCACCAAAATGTGCCTCCTGTGCCCGTCCTATCCTCCCTGCACAG GGCTGTGAGACAACCATCCGTGTggtgtccatggacagagattaCCACGTGGAGTGCTACCACTGTGAG TCGGGGCTGTGTTCTTCCCTAGGACTGCGGGCTGCAGCTGAGCGGGGAGGATGGACGCCGCTGCTACCCCCTGGAGGGCCACCTGCTGTGTCGCCGATGCCACCTGCGGCGCCTCCGGCCCGGGCCACTTCCCTCACCTGCTGTGCATGTCACGGAGCTCTGAGCCGGGGCTGA
- the LOC122691986 gene encoding Wilms tumor protein 1-interacting protein isoform X3, with amino-acid sequence MWETSVNCSYFSGLDWGSRLLLSPLEYGTFPAARRSGRTTEAGPSPRRHTQLAAPPLEGQLQAARPGGPAQPPRPSELRAKRGQRGSAAATPPTFQRPQRRLLPRIPAPTKESLRPPHGRGEEGRRPGASERTFLRRARHRAKRRGPRTARGRRSDPGPGAGPAPPRAQGSRGGLRASGGRCGGAAGAAAGSGGGGDAPGPAGRAMQRSRAAADEAALLLAGLALRELEPGGDCPGRGRRGPRPGPADEAAQALGRRGQGGGGGGPEAGVDGLSRGERGPRRAAAPELSAQPAGSPRASLAGSDGGGGSGSARSSGISLGYDQRHGSPRSGRSDPRAGPGPPSVGSARSSVSSLGSRGSAGAYPGLLLPGACPAPARSPEPAGPAPFALPSLQLPPGREGGPSAAERRLEALTRELERALEARTARDYFGICIKCGLGIYGARQACQAMGSLYHTDCFTCNSCGRRLRGKAFYNVGEKVYCQEDFLYSGFQQTADKCSVCGHLIMEMILQALGKSYHPGCFRCSVCNECLDGVPFTVDVENNIYCVRDYHTAVRQPSVWCPWTEITTWSATTVSRGCVLP; translated from the exons ATGTGGGAAACGTCTGTCAACTGCTCATATTTCTCTGGCCTGGACTGGGGGAGCCGCCTCTTGCTCAGCCCGCTGGAATACGGGACCTTTCCAGCGGCCCGACGGTCGGGTCGCACGACGGAGGCCGGGCCCTCCCCGCGGCGCCACACACAGTTGGCCGCTCCTCCACTCGAGGGCCAGCTCCAAGCCGCACGGCCCGgcggcccagcccagcccccgcGCCCCTCCGAGCTCCGGGCGAAGCGCGGACAACGCGGCTCCGCCGCCGCCACTCCCCCCACATTCCAGAGGCCGCAGCGCCGTCTCCTTCCTCGCATTCCTGCCCCCACAAAGGAGTCCCTCCGCCCCCCGCACGGCcgcggggaggaggggaggcgGCCCGGCGCCTCCGAGCGCACATTCCTCCGCCGCGCGCGCCACCGAGCGAAGCGCCGCGGCCCCCGGACCGCGCGTGGCCGGCGGAGCGACCCCGGGCCCggcgccggccccgccccgccccgcgcccagGGGTCCCGGGGCGGGCTCCGGGCTTCGGGCGGACGATGCGGCGGCGCGGCCGGAGCGGCGGCGGGAAGCGGAGGCGGAGGTGACGCGCCGGGGCCGGCGGGCCGGGCCATGCAGCGCTCCCGGGCGGCCGCGGACGAGGCGGCTCTGCTCCTGGCCGGGCTGGCCCTGCGGGAGCTGGAGCCGGGCGGCGACTGTCCGGGCCGGGGTCGGCGGGGGCCGCGGCCCGGGCCGGCGGACGAAGCGGCCCAGGCGTTGGGCCGCAGGGGgcagggcggcggcggcggtggcccCGAGGCCGGGGTGGACGGACTGAGCCGCGGGGAGCGAGGCCCGCGGCGCGCGGCGGCCCCAGAGCTCAGCGCGCAGCCGGCGGGCAGCCCACGGGCCAGCCTGGCGGGCTCcgacggcggcggcggcagcggcagcgCCCGCTCCAGCGGCATCAGTCTCGGCTACGACCAGCGCCACGGCAGCCCGCGCTCGGGCCGCTCGGACCCGCGCGCGGGCCCCGGGCCGCCGTCGGTGGGCAGCGCCCGCTCCAGCGTGTCCAGCCTCGGCTCCCGCGGCTCGGCTGGCGCCTACCCGGGCCTGCTCCTGCCCGGCGCCTGTCCCGCGCCGGCTCGCTCCCCGGAGCCCGCCGGGCCGGCCCCTTTCGCTCTGCCTTCGCTCCAGCTGCCCCCGGGCCGGGAGGGCGGCCCGAGCGCGGCGGAGCGGCGGCTGGAGGCGCTGACCCGAGAGCTGGAGCGGGCGCTGGAGGCGCGCACGGCGCGGGACTACTTCG GCATTTGCATCAAGTGTGGGCTTGGCATCTATGGAGCAAGGCAGGCATGCCAGGCGATGGGGAGCCTATATCATACTGATTGCTTCACCTGCAACTCCTGTG GGAGACGACTTCGTGGGAAGGCATTCTACAACGTGGGTGAGAAAGTGTACTGCCAGGAGGACTTCCTG TACTCCGGGTTCCAGCAAACGGCTGACAAGTGTAGCGTGTGTGGACACCTCATCATGGAGATG ATCCTGCAGGCCCTCGGGAAGTCCTACCACCCAGGCTGCTTCCGATGCTCGGTATGCAATGAGTGCCTGGACGGGGTGCCCTTCACTGTGGACGTGGAGAACAACATCTACTGTGTCAGAGATTATCACAC GGCTGTGAGACAACCATCCGTGTggtgtccatggacagagattaCCACGTGGAGTGCTACCACTGTGAG TCGGGGCTGTGTTCTTCCCTAG
- the LOC122691986 gene encoding Wilms tumor protein 1-interacting protein isoform X2, producing MQRSRAAADEAALLLAGLALRELEPGGDCPGRGRRGPRPGPADEAAQALGRRGQGGGGGGPEAGVDGLSRGERGPRRAAAPELSAQPAGSPRASLAGSDGGGGSGSARSSGISLGYDQRHGSPRSGRSDPRAGPGPPSVGSARSSVSSLGSRGSAGAYPGLLLPGACPAPARSPEPAGPAPFALPSLQLPPGREGGPSAAERRLEALTRELERALEARTARDYFGICIKCGLGIYGARQACQAMGSLYHTDCFTCNSCGRRLRGKAFYNVGEKVYCQEDFLYSGFQQTADKCSVCGHLIMEMILQALGKSYHPGCFRCSVCNECLDGVPFTVDVENNIYCVRDYHTVFAPKCASCARPILPAQGCETTIRVVSMDRDYHVECYHCEDCGLQLSGEDGRRCYPLEGHLLCRRCHLRRLRPGPLPSPAVHVTEL from the exons ATGCAGCGCTCCCGGGCGGCCGCGGACGAGGCGGCTCTGCTCCTGGCCGGGCTGGCCCTGCGGGAGCTGGAGCCGGGCGGCGACTGTCCGGGCCGGGGTCGGCGGGGGCCGCGGCCCGGGCCGGCGGACGAAGCGGCCCAGGCGTTGGGCCGCAGGGGgcagggcggcggcggcggtggcccCGAGGCCGGGGTGGACGGACTGAGCCGCGGGGAGCGAGGCCCGCGGCGCGCGGCGGCCCCAGAGCTCAGCGCGCAGCCGGCGGGCAGCCCACGGGCCAGCCTGGCGGGCTCcgacggcggcggcggcagcggcagcgCCCGCTCCAGCGGCATCAGTCTCGGCTACGACCAGCGCCACGGCAGCCCGCGCTCGGGCCGCTCGGACCCGCGCGCGGGCCCCGGGCCGCCGTCGGTGGGCAGCGCCCGCTCCAGCGTGTCCAGCCTCGGCTCCCGCGGCTCGGCTGGCGCCTACCCGGGCCTGCTCCTGCCCGGCGCCTGTCCCGCGCCGGCTCGCTCCCCGGAGCCCGCCGGGCCGGCCCCTTTCGCTCTGCCTTCGCTCCAGCTGCCCCCGGGCCGGGAGGGCGGCCCGAGCGCGGCGGAGCGGCGGCTGGAGGCGCTGACCCGAGAGCTGGAGCGGGCGCTGGAGGCGCGCACGGCGCGGGACTACTTCG GCATTTGCATCAAGTGTGGGCTTGGCATCTATGGAGCAAGGCAGGCATGCCAGGCGATGGGGAGCCTATATCATACTGATTGCTTCACCTGCAACTCCTGTG GGAGACGACTTCGTGGGAAGGCATTCTACAACGTGGGTGAGAAAGTGTACTGCCAGGAGGACTTCCTG TACTCCGGGTTCCAGCAAACGGCTGACAAGTGTAGCGTGTGTGGACACCTCATCATGGAGATG ATCCTGCAGGCCCTCGGGAAGTCCTACCACCCAGGCTGCTTCCGATGCTCGGTATGCAATGAGTGCCTGGACGGGGTGCCCTTCACTGTGGACGTGGAGAACAACATCTACTGTGTCAGAGATTATCACAC GGTGTTTGCACCAAAATGTGCCTCCTGTGCCCGTCCTATCCTCCCTGCACAG GGCTGTGAGACAACCATCCGTGTggtgtccatggacagagattaCCACGTGGAGTGCTACCACTGTGAG GACTGCGGGCTGCAGCTGAGCGGGGAGGATGGACGCCGCTGCTACCCCCTGGAGGGCCACCTGCTGTGTCGCCGATGCCACCTGCGGCGCCTCCGGCCCGGGCCACTTCCCTCACCTGCTGTGCATGTCACGGAGCTCTGA
- the LOC122691986 gene encoding Wilms tumor protein 1-interacting protein isoform X4, which yields MWETSVNCSYFSGLDWGSRLLLSPLEYGTFPAARRSGRTTEAGPSPRRHTQLAAPPLEGQLQAARPGGPAQPPRPSELRAKRGQRGSAAATPPTFQRPQRRLLPRIPAPTKESLRPPHGRGEEGRRPGASERTFLRRARHRAKRRGPRTARGRRSDPGPGAGPAPPRAQGSRGGLRASGGRCGGAAGAAAGSGGGGDAPGPAGRAMQRSRAAADEAALLLAGLALRELEPGGDCPGRGRRGPRPGPADEAAQALGRRGQGGGGGGPEAGVDGLSRGERGPRRAAAPELSAQPAGSPRASLAGSDGGGGSGSARSSGISLGYDQRHGSPRSGRSDPRAGPGPPSVGSARSSVSSLGSRGSAGAYPGLLLPGACPAPARSPEPAGPAPFALPSLQLPPGREGGPSAAERRLEALTRELERALEARTARDYFGICIKCGLGIYGARQACQAMGSLYHTDCFTCNSCGRRLRGKAFYNVGEKVYCQEDFLYSGFQQTADKCSVCGHLIMEMILQALGKSYHPGCFRCSVCNECLDGVPFTVDVENNIYCVRDYHTAVRQPSVWCPWTEITTWSATTVRTAGCS from the exons ATGTGGGAAACGTCTGTCAACTGCTCATATTTCTCTGGCCTGGACTGGGGGAGCCGCCTCTTGCTCAGCCCGCTGGAATACGGGACCTTTCCAGCGGCCCGACGGTCGGGTCGCACGACGGAGGCCGGGCCCTCCCCGCGGCGCCACACACAGTTGGCCGCTCCTCCACTCGAGGGCCAGCTCCAAGCCGCACGGCCCGgcggcccagcccagcccccgcGCCCCTCCGAGCTCCGGGCGAAGCGCGGACAACGCGGCTCCGCCGCCGCCACTCCCCCCACATTCCAGAGGCCGCAGCGCCGTCTCCTTCCTCGCATTCCTGCCCCCACAAAGGAGTCCCTCCGCCCCCCGCACGGCcgcggggaggaggggaggcgGCCCGGCGCCTCCGAGCGCACATTCCTCCGCCGCGCGCGCCACCGAGCGAAGCGCCGCGGCCCCCGGACCGCGCGTGGCCGGCGGAGCGACCCCGGGCCCggcgccggccccgccccgccccgcgcccagGGGTCCCGGGGCGGGCTCCGGGCTTCGGGCGGACGATGCGGCGGCGCGGCCGGAGCGGCGGCGGGAAGCGGAGGCGGAGGTGACGCGCCGGGGCCGGCGGGCCGGGCCATGCAGCGCTCCCGGGCGGCCGCGGACGAGGCGGCTCTGCTCCTGGCCGGGCTGGCCCTGCGGGAGCTGGAGCCGGGCGGCGACTGTCCGGGCCGGGGTCGGCGGGGGCCGCGGCCCGGGCCGGCGGACGAAGCGGCCCAGGCGTTGGGCCGCAGGGGgcagggcggcggcggcggtggcccCGAGGCCGGGGTGGACGGACTGAGCCGCGGGGAGCGAGGCCCGCGGCGCGCGGCGGCCCCAGAGCTCAGCGCGCAGCCGGCGGGCAGCCCACGGGCCAGCCTGGCGGGCTCcgacggcggcggcggcagcggcagcgCCCGCTCCAGCGGCATCAGTCTCGGCTACGACCAGCGCCACGGCAGCCCGCGCTCGGGCCGCTCGGACCCGCGCGCGGGCCCCGGGCCGCCGTCGGTGGGCAGCGCCCGCTCCAGCGTGTCCAGCCTCGGCTCCCGCGGCTCGGCTGGCGCCTACCCGGGCCTGCTCCTGCCCGGCGCCTGTCCCGCGCCGGCTCGCTCCCCGGAGCCCGCCGGGCCGGCCCCTTTCGCTCTGCCTTCGCTCCAGCTGCCCCCGGGCCGGGAGGGCGGCCCGAGCGCGGCGGAGCGGCGGCTGGAGGCGCTGACCCGAGAGCTGGAGCGGGCGCTGGAGGCGCGCACGGCGCGGGACTACTTCG GCATTTGCATCAAGTGTGGGCTTGGCATCTATGGAGCAAGGCAGGCATGCCAGGCGATGGGGAGCCTATATCATACTGATTGCTTCACCTGCAACTCCTGTG GGAGACGACTTCGTGGGAAGGCATTCTACAACGTGGGTGAGAAAGTGTACTGCCAGGAGGACTTCCTG TACTCCGGGTTCCAGCAAACGGCTGACAAGTGTAGCGTGTGTGGACACCTCATCATGGAGATG ATCCTGCAGGCCCTCGGGAAGTCCTACCACCCAGGCTGCTTCCGATGCTCGGTATGCAATGAGTGCCTGGACGGGGTGCCCTTCACTGTGGACGTGGAGAACAACATCTACTGTGTCAGAGATTATCACAC GGCTGTGAGACAACCATCCGTGTggtgtccatggacagagattaCCACGTGGAGTGCTACCACTGTGAG GACTGCGGGCTGCAGCTGA